The Pangasianodon hypophthalmus isolate fPanHyp1 chromosome 13, fPanHyp1.pri, whole genome shotgun sequence genome includes a window with the following:
- the e4f1 gene encoding transcription factor E4F1 isoform X1, translated as MTEENKNTAESLTGQTQHGSIITIQTTLGDEDEDIHKCGRCGEEFSALDIFIQHKLSRICKRPLQDPPVKVCDKDGELANDAEKPSVDEAGGRLTTTNRRTVHSAKDHGESENRDSSDHTKPALKLNEDGRYVCHICEKTFKTANILRTHLSIHTDKKDFKCDHCETAFRTKGSLIRHNRRHTDERPYQCNQCGLSFRESGALTRHLKSLTPCTEKIRYSQCKEILFSKDGVCTEVQQPPVLPEKEQEMPMVSVVQTVQDAVHIQVVEDLGQVHQVVSQPVAEAVAEGDSLICQAIINSGIALETEAAEAAEQAEARSPKGVLQNPEAEGRVPEIQVTEECVEVEAETVETSEKDMELSSSKSHKCPHCDRTFRTASHLRIHVKGHAGYKPFKCVTCQKEFLTGYMLKKHMEMHVTERRYKCGECGKLFKAIGHVREHMRAHSNDRPHHCNLCNKSYKTKNALQVHQRTHGEDKPYGCPHCSRAFREKGALVRHIRHHTGEKPFKCSKCGRGFAEHGTLNRHLRSKGGCSAVQEPEQLLSSEEQECIDSVAAAIISDDPHAVLVEFSSVVADTQDYIIGTSAEETAQAEEVSVTRDNHNQLDSQIIKVVQQVVSQAHGGQQIIVRNVEANEKPGVFDTGDTITIATPESLTEQVAITLASAISNGALLSTTSSTEGTTAMEQDEHYVIASSDEMEIQTVVVV; from the exons ATgactgaagaaaataaaaatacggCAGAATCGCTTACCGGCCAAACGCAGCACGGCAGCATCATCACCATCCAAACCACCCTCGGAGACGAAG ATGAAGATATTCACAAATGTGGGCGATGCGGTGAGGAGTTTTCCGCTTTGGATATCTTCATTCAGCACAAGCTTAGTCGGATCTGCAAACGTCCTTTACAGGACCCACCG GTGAAAGTCTGCGATAAAGATGGAGAGCTGGCTAATGATGCAGAGAAACCTTCAGTGG ATGAGGCAGGTGGCAGGTTAACCACCACAAACAGAAGGACAGTTCACTCGGCTAAGGATCATGGCGAGTCGGAAAACAGGGACAGTTCAGATCATACTAAACCTGCCTTGAAGCTCAATGAGGATGGGCGCTACGTTTGTCATATATGTGAGAAGACTTTCAAAACG GCAAATATCCTGAGAACACACTTGTCCATTCATACAGACAAGAAGGACTTTAAGTGTGACCATTGTGAGACTGCGTTCCGAACCAAAGGCTCTCTGATTCGCCACAACAGACGGCACACGG ATGAACGGCCTTACCAGTGCAATCAGTGTGGCCTCTCCTTCAGAGAGTCTGGTGCGCTGACGAGACACTTGAAGTCGCTGACGCCGTGTACAGAGAAGATCCGTTACAGCCAGTGTAAAGAGATCCTCTTCAGCAAGGATGGCGTTTGCacag AAGTGCAGCAGCCTCCTGTGCTCCCTGAGAAAGAGCAGGAGATGCCCATGGTCAGTGTGGTGCAGACAGTCCAAGATGCCGTTCACATCCAGGTTGTAGAAGACCTAGGACAAGTTCATCAG GTGGTATCACAGCCTGTAGCTGAAGCTGTTGCAGAAGGAGACAGTCTAATCTGCCAAGCCATCATCAACTCGGGCATTGCTCTGGAGACTGAAGCCGCAGAAGCGGCAGAGCAGGCAGAAGCCCGGTCGCCTAAAGGGGTCCTGCAGAATCCTGAGGCTGAGGGCAGAGTCCCAGAGATTCAGGTGACTGAGGAGTGTGTGGAGGTGGAGGCAGAGACTGTG GAGACTTCAGAGAAAGACATGGAACTCTCCTCTTCAAAGTCGCACAAATGTCCTCACTGCGATCGAACATTCAGAACGGCATCTCATTTGCGCATCCACGTCAAAGGACATGCTG GCTACAAGCCCTTTAAGTGTGTGACATGTCAGAAGGAGTTCTTGACTGGCTACATGCTGAAGAAGCACATGGAGATGCATGTGACCGAGCGCCGATACAAGTGTGGCGAGTGCGGCAAGCTGTTCAAGGCTATCGGGCACGTACGTGAGCACATGAGGGCACACTCCAACGACCGCCCACACCACTGCAACCTCTGCAACAAGAGCTACAAGACCAAG AATGCACTTCAGGTGCATCAGCGCACGCATGGCGAGGACAAACCGTATGGATGTCCACACTGCTCTCGGGCATTTCGGGAGAAAGGTGCTCTGGTGCGTCACATTCGCCACCACACCGGAGAGAAACCTTTCAAGTGCTCCAAATGTGGCCGTGGATTTGCTGAGCATGGCACACTCAACCGCCATTTACGATCGAAAG GAGGGTGCTCTGCAGTGCAGGAGCCGGAGCAGTTGCTGAGCTCTGAGGAACAGGAGTGTATAGACAGTGTGGCAGCTGCCATCATTTCTGACGATCCCCATGCTGTGCTGGTGGAGTTTTCCTCTGTGGTGGCTGATACTCAGGACTACATTATAGGA ACGTCAGCTGAGGAGACGGCCCAAGCAGAGGAGGTGTCTGTTACTCGTGACAATCATAACCAA ttgGACAGTCAAATCATAAAGGTGGTGCAGCAGGTTGTGAGTCAGGCGCACGGCGGTCAGCAGATCATCGTGCGTAATGTGGAAGCCAATGAGAAGCCTGGTGTTTTTGACACTGGCGACACCATCACCATCGCTACACCTGAGAGCCTCACCGAGCAGGTGGCCATAACTCTCGCCAGCGCCATCAGCAACGGTGCCCTCCTGAGCACCACCTCGTCCACAGAAGGCACTACTGCGATGGAGCAGGACGAGCACTATGTCATCGCTTCCTCTGACGAGATGGAGATTCAGACTGTTGTGGTGGTCTGA
- the e4f1 gene encoding transcription factor E4F1 isoform X2 — translation MTEENKNTAESLTGQTQHGSIITIQTTLGDEDEDIHKCGRCGEEFSALDIFIQHKLSRICKRPLQDPPVKVCDKDGELANDAEKPSVDEAGGRLTTTNRRTVHSAKDHGESENRDSSDHTKPALKLNEDGRYVCHICEKTFKTANILRTHLSIHTDKKDFKCDHCETAFRTKGSLIRHNRRHTDERPYQCNQCGLSFRESGALTRHLKSLTPCTEKIRYSQCKEILFSKDGVCTEVQQPPVLPEKEQEMPMVSVVQTVQDAVHIQVVEDLGQVHQVVSQPVAEAVAEGDSLICQAIINSGIALETEAAEAAEQAEARSPKGVLQNPEAEGRVPEIQETSEKDMELSSSKSHKCPHCDRTFRTASHLRIHVKGHAGYKPFKCVTCQKEFLTGYMLKKHMEMHVTERRYKCGECGKLFKAIGHVREHMRAHSNDRPHHCNLCNKSYKTKNALQVHQRTHGEDKPYGCPHCSRAFREKGALVRHIRHHTGEKPFKCSKCGRGFAEHGTLNRHLRSKGGCSAVQEPEQLLSSEEQECIDSVAAAIISDDPHAVLVEFSSVVADTQDYIIGTSAEETAQAEEVSVTRDNHNQLDSQIIKVVQQVVSQAHGGQQIIVRNVEANEKPGVFDTGDTITIATPESLTEQVAITLASAISNGALLSTTSSTEGTTAMEQDEHYVIASSDEMEIQTVVVV, via the exons ATgactgaagaaaataaaaatacggCAGAATCGCTTACCGGCCAAACGCAGCACGGCAGCATCATCACCATCCAAACCACCCTCGGAGACGAAG ATGAAGATATTCACAAATGTGGGCGATGCGGTGAGGAGTTTTCCGCTTTGGATATCTTCATTCAGCACAAGCTTAGTCGGATCTGCAAACGTCCTTTACAGGACCCACCG GTGAAAGTCTGCGATAAAGATGGAGAGCTGGCTAATGATGCAGAGAAACCTTCAGTGG ATGAGGCAGGTGGCAGGTTAACCACCACAAACAGAAGGACAGTTCACTCGGCTAAGGATCATGGCGAGTCGGAAAACAGGGACAGTTCAGATCATACTAAACCTGCCTTGAAGCTCAATGAGGATGGGCGCTACGTTTGTCATATATGTGAGAAGACTTTCAAAACG GCAAATATCCTGAGAACACACTTGTCCATTCATACAGACAAGAAGGACTTTAAGTGTGACCATTGTGAGACTGCGTTCCGAACCAAAGGCTCTCTGATTCGCCACAACAGACGGCACACGG ATGAACGGCCTTACCAGTGCAATCAGTGTGGCCTCTCCTTCAGAGAGTCTGGTGCGCTGACGAGACACTTGAAGTCGCTGACGCCGTGTACAGAGAAGATCCGTTACAGCCAGTGTAAAGAGATCCTCTTCAGCAAGGATGGCGTTTGCacag AAGTGCAGCAGCCTCCTGTGCTCCCTGAGAAAGAGCAGGAGATGCCCATGGTCAGTGTGGTGCAGACAGTCCAAGATGCCGTTCACATCCAGGTTGTAGAAGACCTAGGACAAGTTCATCAG GTGGTATCACAGCCTGTAGCTGAAGCTGTTGCAGAAGGAGACAGTCTAATCTGCCAAGCCATCATCAACTCGGGCATTGCTCTGGAGACTGAAGCCGCAGAAGCGGCAGAGCAGGCAGAAGCCCGGTCGCCTAAAGGGGTCCTGCAGAATCCTGAGGCTGAGGGCAGAGTCCCAGAGATTCAG GAGACTTCAGAGAAAGACATGGAACTCTCCTCTTCAAAGTCGCACAAATGTCCTCACTGCGATCGAACATTCAGAACGGCATCTCATTTGCGCATCCACGTCAAAGGACATGCTG GCTACAAGCCCTTTAAGTGTGTGACATGTCAGAAGGAGTTCTTGACTGGCTACATGCTGAAGAAGCACATGGAGATGCATGTGACCGAGCGCCGATACAAGTGTGGCGAGTGCGGCAAGCTGTTCAAGGCTATCGGGCACGTACGTGAGCACATGAGGGCACACTCCAACGACCGCCCACACCACTGCAACCTCTGCAACAAGAGCTACAAGACCAAG AATGCACTTCAGGTGCATCAGCGCACGCATGGCGAGGACAAACCGTATGGATGTCCACACTGCTCTCGGGCATTTCGGGAGAAAGGTGCTCTGGTGCGTCACATTCGCCACCACACCGGAGAGAAACCTTTCAAGTGCTCCAAATGTGGCCGTGGATTTGCTGAGCATGGCACACTCAACCGCCATTTACGATCGAAAG GAGGGTGCTCTGCAGTGCAGGAGCCGGAGCAGTTGCTGAGCTCTGAGGAACAGGAGTGTATAGACAGTGTGGCAGCTGCCATCATTTCTGACGATCCCCATGCTGTGCTGGTGGAGTTTTCCTCTGTGGTGGCTGATACTCAGGACTACATTATAGGA ACGTCAGCTGAGGAGACGGCCCAAGCAGAGGAGGTGTCTGTTACTCGTGACAATCATAACCAA ttgGACAGTCAAATCATAAAGGTGGTGCAGCAGGTTGTGAGTCAGGCGCACGGCGGTCAGCAGATCATCGTGCGTAATGTGGAAGCCAATGAGAAGCCTGGTGTTTTTGACACTGGCGACACCATCACCATCGCTACACCTGAGAGCCTCACCGAGCAGGTGGCCATAACTCTCGCCAGCGCCATCAGCAACGGTGCCCTCCTGAGCACCACCTCGTCCACAGAAGGCACTACTGCGATGGAGCAGGACGAGCACTATGTCATCGCTTCCTCTGACGAGATGGAGATTCAGACTGTTGTGGTGGTCTGA
- the zgc:113333 gene encoding beta-N-acetylhexosaminidase isoform X2, producing the protein MALRRFYFCSSNAMDCKRILRLLVAFLVVLAGAKLFFHSRRTEIGEYANIKKYVTMPGHFWLPERTAGRSNLLVPPTRKKNKEKSGDQKTAIHPKLEVKSSVKFPVKMYTGPLRVVHLDLKGAAPKVSYFQQIFPLISSLGADGILVEYEDMFPYEGDLEVLRSPFAYSVDEIEEIKNLASLYNLELIPLVQVFGHLEFVLKHGQFFNLREVADFPNSLNPLVPGSLKLVKEMLTQVLKKHPQARWFHIGADEVYGLGESADSKKWMKQNNGSVAALFLSHVTKVCHILAELKPGIKPIFWEDMLRKISATLLKESGLSSLASPMIWKYNANMNLVQIGELLSNYQQAGFQNVWFASAFKGASGIDQRWTPLNHHLENHLAWLKVMASMSKYPSIKLDGIVLTGWQRYEHHTVLCELLPVAIPSLAICLETLKYGSFNRTAETEVQRHLGCKVDLKANSCQGNGSFAGSQVYYMVQKIHNELRKSTEEMTQNYHLRGSFGPYQRKYNFANPRNIGYFKGVLIKLMNEWDHFMEMFRMEMLVVYFPDTVEEWMEENVNQYMDKLHSLAKDVEHIVKLKGQPKSLKTV; encoded by the exons ATGGCATTAAGAAG GTTTTATTTCTGCAGTAGCAACGCTATGGACTGCAAGAGGATCTTAAGGCTGCTGGTTGCCTTCCTGGTTGTGCTCGCTGGAGCAAAGCTGTTTTTCCACAG TCGAAGAACAGAAATTGGAGAATACGCAAACATCAAGAAGTATGTCACAATGCCAGGTCACTTCTGGCTGCCAGAGCGTACAGCTGGACGCAGCAACTTGCTTGTGCCACCAACCCGTAAAAAGAATAAGGAGAAGTCAGGGGACCAGAAGACTGCCATTCATCCAAAGCTGGAAGTAAAAAGCTCAGTAAAATTCCCAGTGAAAATGTACACAGGCCCTCTCCGTGTAGTACACTTAGATCTTAAGGGTGCTGCACCCAAAGTCAGTTATTTTCAGCAG ATCTTTCCACTAATCTCCAGTCTTGGTGCTGATGGGATTTTGGTGGAGTATGAGGATATGTTTCCCTATGAAGGGGACCTTGAAGTTCTCAGGTCACCTTTTGCATACAG CGTGGATGAAATAGAAGAAATTAAGAACCTGGCCAGCCTCTACAATCTTGAGCTGATACCCCTAGTGCAGGTGTTTGGACATCTAGAG TTTGTGCTAAAACATGGACAATTTTTTAACTTGAGAGAAGTGGCCGACTTTCCAAACAGCCTGAACCCTCTGGTTCCTGGTAGCTTAAAACTGGTTAAAGAAATGCTAACTCAGGTCCTGAAGAAGCACCCGCAGGCACGATGGTTTCATATTGGAGCTGATGAG GTTTATGGACTTGGTGAGAGTGCGGACTCGAAAAAGTGGATGAAGCAAAATAATGGAAGCGTAGCAGCACTCTTCCTCAGCCATGTGACAAAGGTCTGCCACATCCTGGCTGAACTGAAGCCTGGAATAAAGCCTATATTTTGGGAAGACATGCTCAGGAAGATCAGTGCCACCTTACTCAAAG AATCCGGCTTGTCAAGTCTCGCATCCCCTATGATATGGAAATATAATGCAAACATGAATTTGGTCCAGATAG gAGAACTGCTATCTAACTACCAACAGGCCGGATTTCAGAATGTGTGGTTTGCAAGTGCATTTAAAGGAGCTTCAGGCATTGACCAGAGATGGACACCACTCAATCACCACTTAGAGAATCACCTAGCCTGGCTTAAAGTCATGGCCTCCATGTCTAAATACCCCTCTATAAAATTAGATGGCATTGTTTTAACAGGCTGGCAAAG ATATGAGCATCACACAGTGCTATGTGAACTGCTTCCTGTGGCCATCCCATCTCTGGCCATTTGTCTAGAGACTCTAAAATATG GTTCATTTAATCGTACAGCTGAAACTGAGGTACAAAGACATTTGGGCTGTAAAGTTGACCTAAAAGCTAATAGCTG TCAAGGTAATGGGTCATTTGCAGGCTCTCAAGTTTATTACATGGTTCAAAAAATCCACAATGAACTTCGGAAATCCACTGAAGAAATGACTCAAAACTA TCACCTGAGAGGATCATTTGGTCCTTACCAGAGAAAATACAACTTTGCCAATCCGCGGAATATTGGATATTTTAAGGGTGTACTAATCAA GTTGATGAATGAGTGGGATCACTTTATGGAGATGTTCAGGATGGAGATGCTGGTCGTCTACTTCCCAGACACTGTGGAGGAGTGGATGGAGGAGAACGTTAACCAATACATGGATAAACTCCATAGTCTGGCCAAAGACGTAGAACACATTGTTAAACTTAAAGGACAACCAAAGAGCCTTAAAACTGTATGA
- the zgc:113333 gene encoding beta-N-acetylhexosaminidase isoform X1: MLSGGGSLTHSCQCGIIFACVRGRFYFCSSNAMDCKRILRLLVAFLVVLAGAKLFFHSRRTEIGEYANIKKYVTMPGHFWLPERTAGRSNLLVPPTRKKNKEKSGDQKTAIHPKLEVKSSVKFPVKMYTGPLRVVHLDLKGAAPKVSYFQQIFPLISSLGADGILVEYEDMFPYEGDLEVLRSPFAYSVDEIEEIKNLASLYNLELIPLVQVFGHLEFVLKHGQFFNLREVADFPNSLNPLVPGSLKLVKEMLTQVLKKHPQARWFHIGADEVYGLGESADSKKWMKQNNGSVAALFLSHVTKVCHILAELKPGIKPIFWEDMLRKISATLLKESGLSSLASPMIWKYNANMNLVQIGELLSNYQQAGFQNVWFASAFKGASGIDQRWTPLNHHLENHLAWLKVMASMSKYPSIKLDGIVLTGWQRYEHHTVLCELLPVAIPSLAICLETLKYGSFNRTAETEVQRHLGCKVDLKANSCQGNGSFAGSQVYYMVQKIHNELRKSTEEMTQNYHLRGSFGPYQRKYNFANPRNIGYFKGVLIKLMNEWDHFMEMFRMEMLVVYFPDTVEEWMEENVNQYMDKLHSLAKDVEHIVKLKGQPKSLKTV, from the exons ATGTTGAGTGGAGGGGGCAGTTTGACTCACTCCTGCCAGTGTGGGATTATCTTTGCATGTGTTCGGGGTAGGTTTTATTTCTGCAGTAGCAACGCTATGGACTGCAAGAGGATCTTAAGGCTGCTGGTTGCCTTCCTGGTTGTGCTCGCTGGAGCAAAGCTGTTTTTCCACAG TCGAAGAACAGAAATTGGAGAATACGCAAACATCAAGAAGTATGTCACAATGCCAGGTCACTTCTGGCTGCCAGAGCGTACAGCTGGACGCAGCAACTTGCTTGTGCCACCAACCCGTAAAAAGAATAAGGAGAAGTCAGGGGACCAGAAGACTGCCATTCATCCAAAGCTGGAAGTAAAAAGCTCAGTAAAATTCCCAGTGAAAATGTACACAGGCCCTCTCCGTGTAGTACACTTAGATCTTAAGGGTGCTGCACCCAAAGTCAGTTATTTTCAGCAG ATCTTTCCACTAATCTCCAGTCTTGGTGCTGATGGGATTTTGGTGGAGTATGAGGATATGTTTCCCTATGAAGGGGACCTTGAAGTTCTCAGGTCACCTTTTGCATACAG CGTGGATGAAATAGAAGAAATTAAGAACCTGGCCAGCCTCTACAATCTTGAGCTGATACCCCTAGTGCAGGTGTTTGGACATCTAGAG TTTGTGCTAAAACATGGACAATTTTTTAACTTGAGAGAAGTGGCCGACTTTCCAAACAGCCTGAACCCTCTGGTTCCTGGTAGCTTAAAACTGGTTAAAGAAATGCTAACTCAGGTCCTGAAGAAGCACCCGCAGGCACGATGGTTTCATATTGGAGCTGATGAG GTTTATGGACTTGGTGAGAGTGCGGACTCGAAAAAGTGGATGAAGCAAAATAATGGAAGCGTAGCAGCACTCTTCCTCAGCCATGTGACAAAGGTCTGCCACATCCTGGCTGAACTGAAGCCTGGAATAAAGCCTATATTTTGGGAAGACATGCTCAGGAAGATCAGTGCCACCTTACTCAAAG AATCCGGCTTGTCAAGTCTCGCATCCCCTATGATATGGAAATATAATGCAAACATGAATTTGGTCCAGATAG gAGAACTGCTATCTAACTACCAACAGGCCGGATTTCAGAATGTGTGGTTTGCAAGTGCATTTAAAGGAGCTTCAGGCATTGACCAGAGATGGACACCACTCAATCACCACTTAGAGAATCACCTAGCCTGGCTTAAAGTCATGGCCTCCATGTCTAAATACCCCTCTATAAAATTAGATGGCATTGTTTTAACAGGCTGGCAAAG ATATGAGCATCACACAGTGCTATGTGAACTGCTTCCTGTGGCCATCCCATCTCTGGCCATTTGTCTAGAGACTCTAAAATATG GTTCATTTAATCGTACAGCTGAAACTGAGGTACAAAGACATTTGGGCTGTAAAGTTGACCTAAAAGCTAATAGCTG TCAAGGTAATGGGTCATTTGCAGGCTCTCAAGTTTATTACATGGTTCAAAAAATCCACAATGAACTTCGGAAATCCACTGAAGAAATGACTCAAAACTA TCACCTGAGAGGATCATTTGGTCCTTACCAGAGAAAATACAACTTTGCCAATCCGCGGAATATTGGATATTTTAAGGGTGTACTAATCAA GTTGATGAATGAGTGGGATCACTTTATGGAGATGTTCAGGATGGAGATGCTGGTCGTCTACTTCCCAGACACTGTGGAGGAGTGGATGGAGGAGAACGTTAACCAATACATGGATAAACTCCATAGTCTGGCCAAAGACGTAGAACACATTGTTAAACTTAAAGGACAACCAAAGAGCCTTAAAACTGTATGA
- the narfl gene encoding cytosolic Fe-S cluster assembly factor narfl isoform X2, protein MASHFSGVLQLTDLDDFITPSQECVKPVKVDKKQGRSVAKIQIEDDGSYFQVNEDGRMQKLEKAKITLNDCLACSGCITSAESILITQQSHEELYRVLRLNKSSSSEQKLVVVSVSPQSRASLATRYSLNSSEVARRLTTFFKNLGVHYVFDTGFSRTFSLLESQREFLKRFARKGEDKKALPMLASACPGWICYAEKTHGDFILPYISTTRSPQQMMGSLVKRFFASQQGVEPQKIYHVTVMPCYDKKLEASRPDFYLSEAETREVDCVITSGEVLKMLEEEGVSLCDIEPAPLDTMFSNVCGEELLCHAGSGSGGYLHHVYTRAAKQLFGVEVEELTYKTLKNKDFQEVILEKDGEVLLRFAATYGFRNIQNLVQKLKRGKSPYHFVEVMACPSGCLNGGGQLKPVADQSNKELLQQVEVAYRVEQPSAPEEDQRVAELYHTWLKSMGEEKARELLHTQYHAVEKSTNGLTIKW, encoded by the exons ATGGCGTCTCACTTTAGCGGAGTTTTACAACTGACTGATTTGGATGATTTTATCACACCGTCACAG GAATGTGTGAAGCCAGTGAAAGTGGACAAGAAGCAGGGGCGATCTGTGGCCAAAATCCAGATTGAAGATGATGGCTCTTACTTTCAGGTTAATGAG GATGGCCGAATGCAGAAGCTGGAGAAAGCCAAGATCACTCTGAATGACTGTTTGGCCTGTAGTGGCTGCATCACGTCAGCCGAGAGCATCTTAATCACCCAGCAGAGTCATGAGGAACTATACCGAGTGCTCCGCCTCAATAAG AGTAGCAGCAGTGAGCAGAAGCTGGTTGTAGTGTCAGTGTCACCACAGTCTCGGGCTTCCCTAGCCACACGCTACTCTCTCAACAGCAGCGAGGTGGCCAGGAGGCTTACAACCTTCTTCAAAAATCTGG GTGTTCATTATGTATTTGACACTGGATTCAGTCGCACCTTCAGCCTGCTGGAGAGTCAGAGAGAGTTCCTCAAGAGGTTTGCTCGGAAAGGGGAGGACAAGAAAGCCTTGCCCATGCTGGCATCTGCCTGCCCAG GTTGGATCTGCTATGCTGAGAAGACCCATGGTGACTTCATCCTGCCTTACATCAGTACAACCCGTTCTCCTCAACAGATGATGGGCTCACTGGTCAAGAGATTCTTCGCTAGTCAGCAG GGTGTTGAACCGCAAAAGATTTACCATGTGACCGTGATGCCTTGCTATGACAAGAAACTGGAAGCTTCCAGACCTGATTTCTACCTTAGCGAGGCAGAGACCAGAGAAGTGGACTGTGTCATTACATCAG GAGAAGTTCTCAagatgttggaagaggaaggcgtgtctctgtgtgataTAGAGCCAGCACCTTTAGATACTAT GTTCAGTaatgtgtgtggtgaggagctGCTGTGTCATGCTGGGAGTGGTTCAGGAGGATATCTTCATCACGTCTACACTCGCGCTGCCAAACAACTCTTTGGAGTTGAAGTGGAGGAACTCACATACAAGACTCTCAA AAACAAGGACTTCCAGGAAGTCATTctagagaaagatggagaagtTCTTCTGCGCTTTGCTGCCACCTACGGCTTCAGGAATATTCAGAACCTCGTGCAGAAGTTGAAGAGAGGAAAGTCACCGTACCATTTTGTAGAAGTCATGGCATGTCCATCAG GGTGCCTGAATGGCGGAGGTCAGCTGAAGCCTGTAGCAGATCAGTCCAACAAGGAGCTGCTGCAGCAGGTGGAGGTGGCATACAGAGTGGAGCAGCCGTCTGCACCCGAGGAGGATCAGCGTGTTGCTGAGCTTTACCACACATGGCTAAAGAGTATGGGAGAGGAGAAAGCACGAGAGCTACTTCACACGCAGTATCACGCAGTGGAGAAAAGCACCAATGGACTCACCATCAAGTGGTGA
- the narfl gene encoding cytosolic Fe-S cluster assembly factor narfl isoform X1, translating into MASHFSGVLQLTDLDDFITPSQECVKPVKVDKKQGRSVAKIQIEDDGSYFQVNEDGRMQKLEKAKITLNDCLACSGCITSAESILITQQSHEELYRVLRLNKQSSSSEQKLVVVSVSPQSRASLATRYSLNSSEVARRLTTFFKNLGVHYVFDTGFSRTFSLLESQREFLKRFARKGEDKKALPMLASACPGWICYAEKTHGDFILPYISTTRSPQQMMGSLVKRFFASQQGVEPQKIYHVTVMPCYDKKLEASRPDFYLSEAETREVDCVITSGEVLKMLEEEGVSLCDIEPAPLDTMFSNVCGEELLCHAGSGSGGYLHHVYTRAAKQLFGVEVEELTYKTLKNKDFQEVILEKDGEVLLRFAATYGFRNIQNLVQKLKRGKSPYHFVEVMACPSGCLNGGGQLKPVADQSNKELLQQVEVAYRVEQPSAPEEDQRVAELYHTWLKSMGEEKARELLHTQYHAVEKSTNGLTIKW; encoded by the exons ATGGCGTCTCACTTTAGCGGAGTTTTACAACTGACTGATTTGGATGATTTTATCACACCGTCACAG GAATGTGTGAAGCCAGTGAAAGTGGACAAGAAGCAGGGGCGATCTGTGGCCAAAATCCAGATTGAAGATGATGGCTCTTACTTTCAGGTTAATGAG GATGGCCGAATGCAGAAGCTGGAGAAAGCCAAGATCACTCTGAATGACTGTTTGGCCTGTAGTGGCTGCATCACGTCAGCCGAGAGCATCTTAATCACCCAGCAGAGTCATGAGGAACTATACCGAGTGCTCCGCCTCAATAAG CAGAGTAGCAGCAGTGAGCAGAAGCTGGTTGTAGTGTCAGTGTCACCACAGTCTCGGGCTTCCCTAGCCACACGCTACTCTCTCAACAGCAGCGAGGTGGCCAGGAGGCTTACAACCTTCTTCAAAAATCTGG GTGTTCATTATGTATTTGACACTGGATTCAGTCGCACCTTCAGCCTGCTGGAGAGTCAGAGAGAGTTCCTCAAGAGGTTTGCTCGGAAAGGGGAGGACAAGAAAGCCTTGCCCATGCTGGCATCTGCCTGCCCAG GTTGGATCTGCTATGCTGAGAAGACCCATGGTGACTTCATCCTGCCTTACATCAGTACAACCCGTTCTCCTCAACAGATGATGGGCTCACTGGTCAAGAGATTCTTCGCTAGTCAGCAG GGTGTTGAACCGCAAAAGATTTACCATGTGACCGTGATGCCTTGCTATGACAAGAAACTGGAAGCTTCCAGACCTGATTTCTACCTTAGCGAGGCAGAGACCAGAGAAGTGGACTGTGTCATTACATCAG GAGAAGTTCTCAagatgttggaagaggaaggcgtgtctctgtgtgataTAGAGCCAGCACCTTTAGATACTAT GTTCAGTaatgtgtgtggtgaggagctGCTGTGTCATGCTGGGAGTGGTTCAGGAGGATATCTTCATCACGTCTACACTCGCGCTGCCAAACAACTCTTTGGAGTTGAAGTGGAGGAACTCACATACAAGACTCTCAA AAACAAGGACTTCCAGGAAGTCATTctagagaaagatggagaagtTCTTCTGCGCTTTGCTGCCACCTACGGCTTCAGGAATATTCAGAACCTCGTGCAGAAGTTGAAGAGAGGAAAGTCACCGTACCATTTTGTAGAAGTCATGGCATGTCCATCAG GGTGCCTGAATGGCGGAGGTCAGCTGAAGCCTGTAGCAGATCAGTCCAACAAGGAGCTGCTGCAGCAGGTGGAGGTGGCATACAGAGTGGAGCAGCCGTCTGCACCCGAGGAGGATCAGCGTGTTGCTGAGCTTTACCACACATGGCTAAAGAGTATGGGAGAGGAGAAAGCACGAGAGCTACTTCACACGCAGTATCACGCAGTGGAGAAAAGCACCAATGGACTCACCATCAAGTGGTGA